Genomic window (Chryseobacterium bernardetii):
AAATTTTTAAACCTGTGGACTACAAAGCAGGTGATGTAAAAAGTCAAATAGCTTCAGTTATTCGCCATTTGCCAAACTATTATAAATTCCAAACTTTAGGTGAATACAACGCCTTGCTTTCCCTGTTCAATGTTACCACCGAAAAAGTGGAGGGCGAATTGCAGGGAAAAATGCGGCAGGGTTTATTATACATTCCCTTAAATGAGAAAGGCGAAAGAGCTGGACATCCATTCAAGGCTTCGTTGTTTGGTAAAAATGCAGGACTTCCGGCTTTGGAATTACATTTTGAAAAATGCAAAGAGGCTTTAAAAGACCACCCAACCAAACCAATCATTAAAGCTGCCGTTACCGTTGCCCTACAATCCACAAACAATGAACAGGTTTTTAAAAAGCAGTTGAGTGAACAGGGCATTAATGTAGTAGTGCGTAGAAATGACACAGGGCGTATTTACGGAATAACTTTTATAGACCACAATTCTAAAACGGTTTGGAACGGTTCACGCTTGGCAAAGGAACTTTCCGCCAACACCTTTAATGATTATTGGAACAATAATATCAAACCGGAGATTAAAGAACGGGACGTATTACAATCCAAACAATCCATATCAAATGATGCGGATCTTCAGCCGGAAGAACCACATCAATTGTTCGACTTCTTAAATAATAATGAAAAACACGAAGATGGTTTGATTGAAGCATTAGGTGGTTTGTTGCCCGAAGTACAGGGTGAAGATTACGAAGAACAGGATTTTGAAAATCGAATGAAGAGAAAGAAAAGAATTAATAAGAAAAGGTAATAGTTGTAATTACTGAGTGTGACTCAAAAGAAACTTACATCGATCTTCGATACAGCCCTTTGGCACCTCAACAACCTCATAGCCATAATGTAGATAGGTCACCTTCATTTTATCAAACGTATAAACAGCCTCCCGCCAAGTCTGCTTTCTTTCAGTATCTACCCTATATATTTCTTGGCAGGGAGGAAGAATGAAAACCTTTTGAGCATATCGCTGTGTTTTTGCTAATTCGTACAATTCTTCTAGTACAGTCATATTTTCCATCCGAATGTAACAGATAGTATCCAATATCCCTCTATCGAAAAATACAGTATTGGAAGACGTTTCCTTAACTGCACTTTGATAAGTTGTTAAAGAAGTCTCGGACATTAGTTGGGAATATAATGCTTTATTTTTCCAAGGTAGCCCATCACCGTTTATCATTATCTGTTCCCTAATAATTCGTCTGGGAACTTCGGGAACTATTCTATATTCTATTCTGTTCAACTCATTCAGAAGTGTGGTTTTACCACCACCAGGACCTACGGTAATGACATAGTACTTCTTTGTGTTTTTTTTATTGTTTTCTCCATTCCATCAAATATTCGTCTACAAGTATTATTTCCTAGAACACTATTAAAACTAGAGTTATAATCTAATTTCATTGTAACAGAGACTTCTTTTACCAGTATGTTGCATCACTACTGTATAAACATTGTTTCCATCAGGGGTAAAAAGGCCTGATATTCATTTTCTAAAGCCGTAGATTTTAATTTAATTTTCTTTTTTAGAAGGGCAAATAAATACTAATGAAAAATCTTTTAAATCAAAAAACCATTTTTCGGATTTTATAATATCGTTATCTGAGAATTCATTAAAATACAATGAAATTTCCTAAGGTTTTTCTTTTGTCCAGTAGTTCTTTAAAAAGTCAGTTTGGTCCCGTAAATTAATTCAGTTTTTAAGAATTTAAAGAAACAGTCTTTAAATATTCAACCTAGTCTATTTTTTTCTTTTTGCGTTTTGGGCGTTCCATTCTGCATCTGATAAATTCCGGTATAAAACAAATTAGAAGGTGTTCGCGTTTCCAACGGTAACATTTTTGAAAAAAGAACATTGCCACAAATAGAAATGCACCCGCCCCAACGGCCACCTGAAAAGGATACGATAGTATATTATCTTGTGGAATAATCATTGGAACAAGGGCAATGGCACAAGCTGGTGCAAATGGTTTTTTGATTATTTCAAAAAGTAGAAAAAGGCATAGAAACAGCAAGAGTACAACATATAACTGAGGAAAACCCAATACCGCATGCAGGTAATATTGAAGGAGTGTTCCCAGGATTGCAGCAATTAAGACGACTGAATAAACCTGTAATGGACGATTTCTAAAACCGGAAGAAGAAGAACTAAATTCTACAAACATGACTACTAATGGAGGTACTATAATATATACTTTTCCGATAGCTATTGGAATTACAGCTATGAGTATTAGCCAAAAGAGCAATCTAATAAAATGTTTTGGATTGTGTTTGTAACGCCCTTTTTTTGCATCGAATACAATAACGGTACGTAAGGAATTTTTCTCAAGAAGCCATTGTCCACAAACGACTAGAAGACTCATGACGAAAACAGAAATTGGGTAAACTAATGAATCAGTTCCTAATAGAACAGGTAACATTGTAGCTGATGTTATGGGTATTAACGAAGTGCGTGTTATGATAAGACAAATCGAAGTAAACGCAAATGAAATTATAATATTTACCAATAATGGAAACTCTGAATAACGGACAAGCAAGATTCCGAACAAGGCGCAAGCCGTCATTAACAGCACAAGCATTGGTCTGCTAATCGTCCATACTTTTTTATCAATAACCCATAAACCAAGTACCAAGGCAGCCATCTCGGGAAACAAAATTTCTTTTTCACCAAGCCATTCAGAAACACCAACCATCAAGACAATCATGATAAGGGCAAAAAAGTATCGGATTAACTTGTGCTTATTCATTTGTTTTATTTTTCAAAAGGTTTTTAGCATTGTCAGAAGCTATAAGTAAACCTCCAGCCATCATAATTATATCTTTTATGACCAAACGACCAGCTGCTGACAGATAAGGAAAACCGTAATGAGGTGTTGGCACGTCACCACCTAAATTAGGAACCCAGGTTTCAGCAGTAGTAATTAAAAAAGTTAGTGTGACTAAAGACATAATTGCTGTGAGTAATCCGCCAATTATCCCTAAACGATTGTTAAAAATACCCAATAAGGTTAGTGAACCAATAATTATAATGATAGTTCCTAATGCATATGAAAAAATATAAGTTCCATTTCGTTTATGCCATTCGATATTTTTTTGAACCATTTCACCTTCTTTATTCTTATGGTCTTTGTATTGCTCTGGATTGTTGTAAAAGAAGCTCATTAGTGGACTATTGGCAACAAAAGGCACAATTCCATCAGCTTCATATTGAAAAGCTTTAAGTCCGCCAATCCATACCATCACAATGAAAATGGCAATTCGCATAAAGTTGAAAAATTGACTCTGTAATTTGGCTAATCTTACTAAAATGTTCATCTGTTTTGTATTTAAATGATTCCAGACAAAATTACTGTCACTTTATTTTGCTTGCAATAGACAAAAGTGGCTATTCCCTAGACAAATCTGCTACAATGGATATTCCAACATTTTCTCGAAAAGCAGTTGGTGTAATTCCAGTATGTTTTTTAAAATAACGACTAAAATAATTTTCGTCGTCAAAATGTAACTCAGCAGCAATTTCTTTAATGCTTTTATAGGTAAGGTGAATGAGTTTTTTGGATTCCAATATAACTCTTTCGTGAATAAGTGTAGATGGTGTTTTAAAAAACTGCTGTTTGCAGATTTTGGAAAAATTATTAGGTGAAATTCCCATTTGGGCAGCATAAAAAGAAGGTTGTCTTTCGTTACGAAAATTATTTTCCAGCAATATTTTAAAATTCATCAATGGATGATAACTATTCTTTTCTTCCTTTATGATTGTGTCGTTTGATTTTATTTTACTACACAAAGCAAGAATCAATTGTAAATAAGCCTTTACTACTGCTGTAGAACAGTTGCTACTGTTTTGTATTTCGATAATTAATTTTTCTAAAATAGTATCTATTTCAATATAATCCGATGTCTCAAGATTGATATAGGGTTGTTGGTAGATGTTATTAAATAGTAAACCATTACAAGCTACTTCTTTTTTATGGTATTCTATGCAGTAGAAATCACCATGAAATTGAAGTCTTTTTGTTTTAAGAGGCTGTTCGGTATTGAAATTAATAATTTGATAGGGAGTAGCAAATAATATGATGCTACCATCAAAAGCATATTCTACTAAGTCAACCCTTACTTTTCCGTTTCCTTCTAAAAGAAAAATATTGTACAGGAGTGAACCTTCCGATTGATTAATATAATCGGTATTACAAATCTGGACTTTACAGCCATTTTGGTTTGTTTGTTTTTCTTTCATTAGGCAGTGTAACTTATACAAGATCTGTATAGATTGTATTCGAAAATATTGCTTACACCTGTAGTGCATTATAAAAAAAAAATGCTCATTATACTATAAATTAGTATAATGCATTGACTACCATTTAAATAAATTCATGAGCAACTTTCAAGCAAATTACGAATTAATTTTAAAAGAATTACAAAATTTAAGGTTCGACAATAATTGTTATTTTAAAACGGATAATATCAAAACTGTGTCATTTATAATTGGTTGCGTAAAATAAGTAAAAACTAGTTTGGTGGTTGCAGATTGTCAAGTTCACTACATAATAAGTTTAAAGAAATTTTTTAAAGTTTTGAGGATAAAAATATTATTACTAAATATAATATATGCATTATTGATCTAGGTCAATATTTTTTATTGATTAAGGTTTTCATTCCAATACACAATTATTCCAGAAATTTGTATAGTAATCTTTAGTCATATATATTTTCAAAAGAACGTAATATGACTAACTAGTATTTTGTGATTATTAACAATATAGAGTAAGGTTTAGCTCTATTATAATTTTAACTTTTAAAATAAGTATTATGAAAATCAATCAAGTTGGATGGTTTGAGTTTGGTTCAGACCAACCGGAAAAAGTAAAAGAGTTTTACAAGAAAATGTTTGGCTGGGAATTTTTGAAAAATCCAGATTTGGAAAGTCAAGGATATAAATATGATGGTATTCTTGAACCGGGAAATGAAGTTCCTACCGGCGGACTAATGCATACCGAAGGTAAAATGCCTGAATATGCTGTTTTTTATATATTTGTCGAGGATGCTGAAAAAGAAATAAAACGAGCACAGGAAAATGGCGGGCAACTAGTATGGGGACCAGTAACAGATGATTCTAATATTACTTTTGCACGTTTAAAAGACAATTTAGGCCATCAATTTGGCGTTTTTTCTGTTAAGAAATAATATTTTATCCTGATTATCCAAAACCTGCCTTTTAAATGGCAGGTTTTTTTTTACAATAACTTTGAAAATCAACATTCCCGATATCATAGAATACAATATTACACGTTATTTTGTACATTTATGGAAGTTTTAATACTTTGATTTTTTAGCATATGTATCAGGAAATACAAGATAAATTTACAGTAATGATTGATTTCTTTAATTCAATTATTCCCTTGAAACAAGAAGAAAAAGAATTGATCCGCCAATATTTTTATTTGCGTTCCTATAAGAAACGTATGTTTGTACTTCAGGAAGGAGATGTTTGCCAGCATCTCAATTTTGTTCTTTCCGGTTGTCTGCGGATGTATAAAGATGATGAAAATGGTAATCCGCATATCCTGCTTTTTGCGACTGAAGGCTCCTGGATAAATGATTTGGACAGCTACTACGAACAAAAAAAATCATTGCTGAATATTGATGTTTTGGAAAATGCAGAATTGCTGCAAATTAGTAGAGAGGATATTGTAAAACTATATCTCGCTGCGCCAAAGTTTGATAGAATTTTTAGAATTCTCACCGAGCGAAACCTTGTCATTCTGCAAAACAGAATGCTTGAAAATATTAGTTTATCAGCTGAAGAACGCTACTATAATTTACTTTCCAGTCACCCCGATCTTTTCAATAGAATACCTCAAGTGCATATTGCATCCTACCTTGGCGTATCAGCCGAGTTTATAAGTCGCTTAAGAAGCCGAAGGGCTAGAAATCCATTGATGGGAAATTGATCTTGATCAATAATATTTATTGATTTTGTTCTGGTAAGTATAATCAGCCTTGTCTGTAAATTTGCATAGTAAAGTAAATATCATTTTATTATGGAAATTGTTAATATAAGTAAACTAATAAAAACCCTTAATCCTGTAAATGGATGTAGAGCGGGTTGCGTATATTGTTATGCACGAAAAATTAACAATAGGTTCAAAATTACGCCTGATTTTGAAATTCCTGAGTTTAGTCCGCATCGCTTGAAACAGATCAAACAAACCCAGAAGTCCCAAACCTACTTCATGACAAGCATGAGTGATTTCTCTGATTGGCAAGAAGAGTGGAGAACAATTGTTTTTGATTATATCAAAGATTTCCCACAGCACAATTTTATATTTCTTACAAAATTCCCAGAGCGCATTCATTTCCATACCGACCTTGAAAATGTATGGATCGGTGCCACCATTACGGCAAAGAATGAAAAACGAAGGATTGATTCTTTGAGAAATAATATCAAAGCAAGAAATTATTTTCTCACATTCGAGCCACTACTGAATGATCTTGGAGAGCTTAATCTACAAGATATTAAATGGATTGTAATCGGATCTGAAACTGGGAACAGAAAAGGCAAGGTTACTGTTAAAAGAGAATGGGTAAACAATATTATGAAACAGGTTAATAAGGAAAATGTCTCAGTCTTTATGAAAGACAGTCTCACTTCTATTGTTAATTCAGATGATATGCGACAAGAATTACCCTTTATTGATATGGGTAAAAATAAAGAAGAAGAACATCAGAT
Coding sequences:
- the mobB gene encoding conjugal transfer protein MobB, which encodes MIAKIGRSGNLYGALAYNQLKVENENGKILFANKMIETNGHYSVAQLAQSFAPYLIANRNTEKHTLHISLNPNPKDKVSDDSFREMAEEYMREMGYGEQPFVVFKHTDIDRSHIHIVSVCVDEEGKKISDKFEKMRSMNICRELEKKHELIPATDKEHKQNDKIFKPVDYKAGDVKSQIASVIRHLPNYYKFQTLGEYNALLSLFNVTTEKVEGELQGKMRQGLLYIPLNEKGERAGHPFKASLFGKNAGLPALELHFEKCKEALKDHPTKPIIKAAVTVALQSTNNEQVFKKQLSEQGINVVVRRNDTGRIYGITFIDHNSKTVWNGSRLAKELSANTFNDYWNNNIKPEIKERDVLQSKQSISNDADLQPEEPHQLFDFLNNNEKHEDGLIEALGGLLPEVQGEDYEEQDFENRMKRKKRINKKR
- a CDS encoding AAA family ATPase; its protein translation is MNRIEYRIVPEVPRRIIREQIMINGDGLPWKNKALYSQLMSETSLTTYQSAVKETSSNTVFFDRGILDTICYIRMENMTVLEELYELAKTQRYAQKVFILPPCQEIYRVDTERKQTWREAVYTFDKMKVTYLHYGYEVVEVPKGCIEDRCKFLLSHTQ
- a CDS encoding HPP family protein, with translation MNKHKLIRYFFALIMIVLMVGVSEWLGEKEILFPEMAALVLGLWVIDKKVWTISRPMLVLLMTACALFGILLVRYSEFPLLVNIIISFAFTSICLIITRTSLIPITSATMLPVLLGTDSLVYPISVFVMSLLVVCGQWLLEKNSLRTVIVFDAKKGRYKHNPKHFIRLLFWLILIAVIPIAIGKVYIIVPPLVVMFVEFSSSSSGFRNRPLQVYSVVLIAAILGTLLQYYLHAVLGFPQLYVVLLLFLCLFLLFEIIKKPFAPACAIALVPMIIPQDNILSYPFQVAVGAGAFLFVAMFFFQKCYRWKREHLLICFIPEFIRCRMERPKRKKKKID
- the rclC gene encoding reactive chlorine resistance membrane protein RclC, with protein sequence MNILVRLAKLQSQFFNFMRIAIFIVMVWIGGLKAFQYEADGIVPFVANSPLMSFFYNNPEQYKDHKNKEGEMVQKNIEWHKRNGTYIFSYALGTIIIIIGSLTLLGIFNNRLGIIGGLLTAIMSLVTLTFLITTAETWVPNLGGDVPTPHYGFPYLSAAGRLVIKDIIMMAGGLLIASDNAKNLLKNKTNE
- a CDS encoding helix-turn-helix domain-containing protein yields the protein MKEKQTNQNGCKVQICNTDYINQSEGSLLYNIFLLEGNGKVRVDLVEYAFDGSIILFATPYQIINFNTEQPLKTKRLQFHGDFYCIEYHKKEVACNGLLFNNIYQQPYINLETSDYIEIDTILEKLIIEIQNSSNCSTAVVKAYLQLILALCSKIKSNDTIIKEEKNSYHPLMNFKILLENNFRNERQPSFYAAQMGISPNNFSKICKQQFFKTPSTLIHERVILESKKLIHLTYKSIKEIAAELHFDDENYFSRYFKKHTGITPTAFRENVGISIVADLSRE
- a CDS encoding VOC family protein, with amino-acid sequence MKINQVGWFEFGSDQPEKVKEFYKKMFGWEFLKNPDLESQGYKYDGILEPGNEVPTGGLMHTEGKMPEYAVFYIFVEDAEKEIKRAQENGGQLVWGPVTDDSNITFARLKDNLGHQFGVFSVKK
- a CDS encoding Crp/Fnr family transcriptional regulator, producing MIDFFNSIIPLKQEEKELIRQYFYLRSYKKRMFVLQEGDVCQHLNFVLSGCLRMYKDDENGNPHILLFATEGSWINDLDSYYEQKKSLLNIDVLENAELLQISREDIVKLYLAAPKFDRIFRILTERNLVILQNRMLENISLSAEERYYNLLSSHPDLFNRIPQVHIASYLGVSAEFISRLRSRRARNPLMGN
- a CDS encoding DUF5131 family protein, with the translated sequence MEIVNISKLIKTLNPVNGCRAGCVYCYARKINNRFKITPDFEIPEFSPHRLKQIKQTQKSQTYFMTSMSDFSDWQEEWRTIVFDYIKDFPQHNFIFLTKFPERIHFHTDLENVWIGATITAKNEKRRIDSLRNNIKARNYFLTFEPLLNDLGELNLQDIKWIVIGSETGNRKGKVTVKREWVNNIMKQVNKENVSVFMKDSLTSIVNSDDMRQELPFIDMGKNKEEEHQISFNFK